A DNA window from Paenibacillus sp. HWE-109 contains the following coding sequences:
- a CDS encoding polyprenyl synthetase family protein, whose protein sequence is MVEAALIQALPEKWDVPSSLRESMNYSLMAGGKRLRPIMVLAAAEALGGSQAAALPVALAIEMVHTYSLVHDDLPAMDNDDYRRGKLTNHKVYGEAMAILAGDGLLTQAFYSVTRAHREHAIPAERVLAITEELADYAGARGMVGGQAADMLGEQGLTKLEELEFIHLHKTSDLIVFSLRAGAHIAGATNAQLSALTDFGNALGLAFQIQDDILDIIGDEQKLGKPVKSDEKQQKVTYPYFIGLEASEKKVKELTLQAKAALLQANLANPERLLQLADYLMQRDH, encoded by the coding sequence ATGGTCGAAGCTGCATTAATACAAGCATTGCCCGAAAAATGGGATGTTCCCAGTTCACTTAGGGAGTCAATGAACTACTCCTTAATGGCAGGGGGCAAAAGACTGCGCCCGATCATGGTGCTCGCCGCAGCGGAGGCTCTTGGAGGCTCCCAAGCAGCGGCCTTGCCGGTAGCCTTGGCCATCGAAATGGTTCATACCTATTCGCTGGTTCACGATGATCTGCCGGCAATGGACAATGATGATTACCGCCGGGGCAAACTGACGAACCACAAGGTCTATGGAGAAGCTATGGCTATTCTGGCCGGTGACGGCCTGCTTACACAAGCTTTCTACAGCGTCACCAGAGCTCACCGAGAGCACGCCATCCCAGCAGAGCGGGTGCTTGCCATTACCGAGGAACTGGCCGATTATGCAGGGGCTCGCGGGATGGTAGGCGGTCAAGCTGCGGATATGCTTGGCGAGCAAGGGCTAACCAAGCTCGAGGAACTGGAATTCATTCACTTGCACAAAACAAGCGATCTCATTGTCTTCTCCTTGCGCGCAGGCGCTCATATCGCCGGGGCTACGAATGCGCAGCTCAGTGCTTTGACGGACTTCGGCAATGCGCTTGGGTTAGCATTTCAAATTCAGGATGATATTCTGGATATTATCGGTGATGAACAGAAGCTGGGCAAACCGGTCAAAAGCGATGAGAAACAGCAAAAGGTGACGTATCCTTATTTCATCGGACTCGAAGCTTCCGAGAAAAAAGTGAAGGAATTAACGCTTCAAGCCAAAGCGGCGCTCCTTCAAGCCAACTTGGCGAATCCAGAGCGCTTGCTGCAACTGGCGGATTATTTGATGCAGCGAGACCACTAG
- the xseB gene encoding exodeoxyribonuclease VII small subunit — MSTSETEVSFEQAIEQLERIVAQLESGDVPLEKAIDLYQEGVRLSHLCGVKLEQVEKKIEMLVEGEAGTVSRKPFQPALEDKGN; from the coding sequence ATGTCAACGAGTGAAACCGAAGTTAGCTTCGAACAAGCGATTGAACAGCTTGAGCGCATAGTGGCTCAGTTGGAGAGCGGGGATGTACCGCTGGAGAAAGCGATTGACTTGTATCAGGAAGGCGTTCGACTCTCGCATCTATGCGGGGTGAAGCTTGAACAAGTGGAAAAGAAAATTGAGATGCTGGTTGAAGGGGAAGCAGGCACTGTAAGCAGAAAGCCTTTCCAACCTGCCTTGGAAGATAAGGGGAATTAG
- the xseA gene encoding exodeoxyribonuclease VII large subunit codes for MARNDTKILSVKELNRYIKLLLEGDSRLQDVWVRGEISNFTHHSSGHMYFTIKDAEGRLKSIMFASHNQKLGFIPKEGTKVIARGNISVYERDGAYQFYVTAMQPDGIGSLYLAFEQLKKKLEVEGLFAAERKKPIPRFPRAIGVITSPTGAAVRDVIITLQRRYPSVQILLYPVLVQGAQAGPSIVKAIEAMNRLGEADVLIVGRGGGSLEELWAFNEEIVARAIAASAIPVISAVGHETDFTIADFVADLRAPTPTAAAELAVPNHLELKQQLAQQSQRLHYGLLQQLRRKQERLERAKRSAFLTNPRRQLLMQPAERLDRLHEQLGYRMRQRIAKLAERHMKLERSLSSFNPKEQAVFAKSRLDTAGRQMLTAMQTLLRSKKQEWQSGVRHLDALSPLKVMQRGYSLAYDDQEQQLIRSVTQVQVGDTVKIRLKDGRLNCQVSGMEENKDVNE; via the coding sequence ATGGCGAGAAACGACACGAAGATCTTATCGGTCAAGGAATTAAATCGATATATTAAACTGTTGCTTGAAGGCGATTCTCGTCTTCAGGATGTCTGGGTGCGTGGTGAAATCTCCAATTTCACCCATCATTCCAGCGGGCATATGTATTTCACGATCAAAGATGCTGAAGGCAGATTGAAAAGCATTATGTTTGCTTCTCATAACCAGAAGCTCGGATTTATTCCCAAAGAGGGAACGAAAGTGATCGCTCGCGGTAATATTTCCGTATATGAAAGAGACGGAGCTTATCAGTTCTATGTCACCGCGATGCAGCCGGATGGCATCGGCAGTCTGTATCTAGCCTTCGAGCAGTTGAAGAAGAAGCTCGAAGTTGAGGGGCTGTTCGCCGCGGAGCGCAAGAAACCGATTCCTCGGTTTCCGCGCGCGATCGGCGTGATCACTTCGCCGACAGGAGCCGCGGTGCGTGATGTTATCATCACGCTGCAGCGCCGCTACCCGTCGGTTCAGATTCTTCTGTACCCGGTCCTGGTACAGGGCGCGCAAGCGGGGCCTTCGATCGTCAAGGCGATCGAAGCCATGAATAGACTCGGGGAAGCCGATGTGCTCATCGTAGGCCGCGGAGGCGGCTCCTTGGAGGAGCTGTGGGCGTTCAACGAGGAGATCGTCGCGCGGGCTATCGCCGCCTCCGCTATTCCCGTCATCTCGGCCGTCGGCCATGAGACGGACTTCACGATCGCGGACTTCGTCGCCGATCTGAGAGCGCCGACGCCTACGGCGGCGGCTGAGCTCGCGGTGCCGAACCACCTCGAGCTGAAGCAACAGCTGGCGCAGCAGTCGCAGCGGCTGCACTACGGGCTGCTTCAGCAGCTGCGCCGCAAGCAGGAACGGCTGGAGCGCGCGAAGCGCTCCGCGTTCCTGACGAACCCCCGCAGGCAGCTGCTCATGCAGCCTGCCGAGCGGCTCGACCGGCTGCATGAGCAGCTCGGTTACCGCATGCGCCAGCGCATCGCCAAGCTGGCGGAGCGCCATATGAAGCTGGAGCGCAGCTTATCCAGCTTCAACCCCAAAGAGCAGGCCGTGTTCGCGAAGAGCCGCCTGGATACAGCGGGGCGGCAGATGCTCACGGCCATGCAGACCCTCCTGCGCTCGAAGAAGCAGGAGTGGCAGTCAGGCGTCCGTCACTTGGACGCCCTCAGCCCGCTGAAGGTTATGCAGCGGGGCTACAGCTTGGCGTATGACGATCAAGAGCAGCAGCTCATTCGTTCCGTTACCCAAGTGCAAGTAGGGGATACGGTGAAGATTCGCCTGAAAGATGGCAGATTGAATTGTCAGGTATCGGGGATGGAGGAGAACAAAGATGTCAACGAGTGA
- the folD gene encoding bifunctional methylenetetrahydrofolate dehydrogenase/methenyltetrahydrofolate cyclohydrolase FolD yields the protein MSGQVINGKELVSSIREEIRRDAAALTAGGNQPGLVVVIVGEDAASQVYVRNKAKACDDVGIYSEVHRLPEQTTQQELIDLIHRFNSDSRINGILVQSPLPKHINEEAVVDEIDPLKDVDCFHPVNVGNLMIGKDGMKPCTPHGVIEILKRTGVDIAGKHAVVVGRSNIVGKPMAMLLLREHATVSVVHSRTPNMEGITKQADILVVAVGKAHLIKAHHVKPGAVVIDVGMNRPADGKLTGDVDFEAVKEIASAITPVPGCVGPMTITMLLRNTVDAAARAAKSNVSV from the coding sequence GTGTCTGGACAAGTTATTAACGGAAAAGAATTGGTAAGTTCCATACGTGAGGAGATCAGGAGAGATGCAGCGGCATTAACAGCTGGCGGCAATCAACCTGGTCTTGTTGTTGTTATTGTCGGGGAAGATGCAGCTTCACAGGTTTACGTTAGAAATAAGGCAAAAGCATGTGATGATGTAGGGATATACTCGGAAGTCCACCGCCTGCCTGAGCAAACGACACAGCAAGAATTAATTGATCTGATTCATCGATTTAATAGCGATAGTCGAATTAACGGAATTCTCGTTCAATCCCCACTGCCAAAGCATATCAATGAAGAAGCCGTTGTGGATGAAATTGACCCGCTGAAGGATGTGGATTGCTTCCATCCAGTGAATGTCGGGAATCTGATGATTGGCAAAGACGGCATGAAGCCTTGTACGCCTCATGGGGTTATTGAAATTCTGAAGCGTACGGGCGTTGACATTGCGGGCAAGCATGCTGTGGTTGTCGGGAGAAGCAATATTGTCGGAAAACCGATGGCTATGCTGCTCTTGCGTGAACATGCTACCGTATCAGTCGTGCATTCCCGCACTCCGAATATGGAGGGAATTACGAAGCAAGCCGACATTCTCGTTGTAGCTGTAGGGAAGGCTCATTTGATCAAAGCGCATCATGTCAAACCGGGTGCAGTTGTTATCGATGTAGGGATGAATCGTCCGGCTGACGGGAAGTTGACAGGAGACGTTGACTTCGAAGCGGTAAAAGAAATTGCCAGTGCGATTACACCTGTACCAGGTTGTGTGGGGCCGATGACCATCACTATGCTGCTGCGCAATACGGTTGATGCCGCAGCACGTGCAGCCAAATCGAATGTGAGTGTTTAA
- the nusB gene encoding transcription antitermination factor NusB: MKRRVAREIAVQSLYQIQMNEATPQEAVQVAIHEAEHDNETGLDFKGEKIDPVYIVELVEGTYSHKVSIDELLEEYLKGWAMDRLSRVDREVLRLAVYEMLYRDDVPPKVVVNEAIDLSKHYGTDESGKFVNGVLGKMIKEVDDLKSKVSPS, from the coding sequence ATGAAACGCAGAGTGGCACGAGAAATTGCTGTACAAAGTCTTTATCAAATTCAGATGAACGAGGCAACCCCGCAGGAAGCTGTGCAAGTCGCGATTCATGAAGCAGAGCATGATAATGAAACAGGGCTGGATTTCAAAGGGGAGAAAATAGATCCGGTCTATATCGTAGAATTAGTTGAAGGAACTTATAGTCATAAAGTTAGCATCGACGAGCTGCTGGAAGAGTACCTCAAAGGGTGGGCAATGGACAGGCTCTCACGTGTGGATCGTGAAGTGCTGCGTTTGGCTGTCTACGAAATGTTGTATAGAGACGATGTTCCACCAAAAGTTGTCGTGAATGAAGCGATTGATTTGTCGAAGCATTATGGGACAGACGAGTCTGGCAAGTTCGTGAATGGCGTTCTGGGTAAAATGATTAAGGAAGTCGACGACCTCAAAAGCAAAGTATCGCCGTCTTAA
- a CDS encoding DUF2273 domain-containing protein: MWNELWASHRGKVCGVAAGVFLGFIYLFFGFWDMLIFGFIVLLGYYIGNKLDRKESFVMLEDIWRYLTQKWRMFR; the protein is encoded by the coding sequence ATGTGGAATGAGCTTTGGGCGTCCCATAGGGGCAAAGTGTGCGGAGTGGCAGCAGGCGTTTTTTTGGGCTTCATTTATTTGTTTTTTGGATTTTGGGATATGTTGATCTTTGGTTTCATCGTTTTGCTCGGATATTATATCGGGAACAAGCTGGATCGCAAGGAAAGTTTCGTCATGCTGGAAGACATTTGGCGCTATCTCACGCAAAAATGGAGAATGTTTCGCTAA
- the amaP gene encoding alkaline shock response membrane anchor protein AmaP, protein MGKIVDRLLLLLYSLIILVASIVVLFTASSWIPLEQAGQTLSNFYFDKNYAYPAITISLIMLLISVRFLILTLRRGRAQAPSIDQRTDFGDIRISIETVENLSLKAAGRTKGAKDLRARVRVNQSGLEITIRTIVDGESSIPELTEEMQNTVKSYIEDITGIPVASVTVFVANIVQSAPTFKSRVE, encoded by the coding sequence GTGGGTAAAATTGTGGACAGGCTCTTGCTTCTTCTTTATAGTCTAATTATTTTAGTTGCTTCTATCGTTGTATTGTTCACAGCTTCAAGCTGGATCCCGTTAGAACAAGCAGGTCAAACATTGAGTAATTTCTATTTTGACAAAAACTATGCCTACCCAGCTATTACAATCAGCTTGATCATGCTGCTTATCTCGGTTCGATTTCTCATCCTGACTCTCCGTCGCGGCCGCGCGCAAGCGCCGTCTATCGATCAAAGAACCGATTTTGGGGATATCCGCATTTCGATTGAAACCGTGGAGAATCTTTCGTTGAAAGCGGCGGGACGTACCAAAGGGGCCAAAGATCTCAGAGCACGCGTAAGAGTGAATCAATCCGGCCTAGAAATTACGATTAGAACGATTGTTGATGGAGAAAGTTCGATTCCAGAATTGACGGAAGAGATGCAAAATACTGTGAAAAGTTACATAGAAGACATTACCGGCATTCCAGTTGCTTCCGTAACCGTATTCGTTGCGAACATCGTGCAATCAGCCCCAACTTTTAAAAGCCGAGTCGAATAG
- a CDS encoding Asp23/Gls24 family envelope stress response protein, which produces MSTIAPDYVKTDIGSIQIAPEVIEIIAGLATVEVQGVAGMSGGLAGGIAELLGRKNLSKGVKVEVGQREAAIDVSIIIEYGNRIPEVASDIQNNVKNAIESMTGLNVVEVNVHIHDVHFKQAEKPVEEETAAAHRVK; this is translated from the coding sequence ATGAGCACAATCGCTCCGGATTACGTCAAAACAGATATAGGCAGCATCCAGATTGCCCCCGAGGTTATTGAAATCATTGCCGGTTTGGCAACGGTAGAAGTACAAGGTGTAGCGGGGATGAGTGGCGGATTAGCTGGCGGTATTGCTGAATTGCTTGGACGCAAAAATTTGTCCAAAGGCGTAAAGGTAGAAGTCGGACAACGTGAAGCGGCCATTGACGTCTCCATCATCATTGAATATGGAAACCGAATCCCAGAAGTTGCAAGTGACATTCAAAACAATGTGAAGAATGCTATTGAATCAATGACTGGCTTAAACGTTGTTGAGGTTAATGTTCATATTCATGATGTACATTTTAAACAGGCAGAGAAACCGGTTGAAGAAGAAACAGCAGCTGCCCATCGTGTGAAATAG
- the accC gene encoding acetyl-CoA carboxylase biotin carboxylase subunit — protein sequence MNFHKILIANRGEIAVRIIRACRELGIYSVAVYSEADRDALHVRLADEAYCIGPTASKDSYLNFTNLMSVATLTECDAIHPGYGFLAENADFAEICESCNITFIGPSPDAISRMGDKAVAKQTMKEARVPIIPGSDGLVDNVDDAIVIARDIGYPIIIKATAGGGGKGIRIAENEDTLVQQITAAQQEAQNAFGNAGIYLEKYLTGMKHVEIQILADKHGNVVHLGERDCSVQRRRQKLVEEAPCPILTEETRTAMGQAAVRAAKAVNYSGAGTLEFLLGPDGNFYFMEMNTRIQVEHPVTEMITGIDIIQEMIRVAEGNPLSFKQEDVRINGWAIECRVNAEDPNRNFMPSAGQVKFYLPPGGFGVRVDSAVYPGYTIPPHYDSMIAKLIVWGSTRDEAIARMKRALNEFAVDGVNTTIPFHLKLLEHKKFIKGDHDIKFLEEHDVNDADS from the coding sequence ATGAACTTTCACAAAATCCTAATAGCGAACCGAGGAGAAATAGCTGTTCGTATTATCCGGGCTTGTCGTGAGCTTGGCATTTACAGCGTAGCTGTTTATTCGGAAGCAGATCGCGATGCTCTGCATGTGCGATTAGCCGATGAAGCCTATTGTATTGGACCGACTGCCTCCAAGGACAGCTATTTGAACTTTACGAACCTGATGAGCGTGGCTACGTTGACAGAATGTGATGCCATTCATCCGGGGTATGGGTTTCTAGCAGAAAATGCGGACTTCGCAGAAATTTGCGAAAGCTGCAATATCACGTTTATTGGACCTTCACCCGATGCGATTAGTCGCATGGGCGATAAGGCGGTTGCCAAGCAAACGATGAAAGAAGCCAGAGTGCCGATCATTCCAGGTTCTGATGGCTTGGTCGACAACGTCGACGACGCGATTGTTATTGCGCGGGATATCGGGTATCCGATTATTATCAAAGCAACAGCAGGCGGCGGCGGCAAAGGTATTCGTATTGCCGAGAATGAAGATACGCTCGTTCAACAAATTACCGCTGCGCAGCAAGAAGCTCAGAATGCTTTCGGCAATGCCGGCATTTATTTGGAGAAATATTTGACGGGGATGAAGCATGTTGAGATTCAAATTCTAGCCGATAAGCACGGAAATGTTGTTCATTTGGGTGAACGCGATTGCTCCGTGCAGCGACGCAGACAGAAGCTCGTAGAAGAAGCTCCTTGTCCGATTCTGACGGAGGAAACGCGTACAGCGATGGGCCAAGCAGCCGTTCGCGCTGCCAAAGCGGTGAATTACTCCGGAGCGGGTACGTTAGAGTTCCTCCTGGGTCCTGACGGCAATTTCTATTTCATGGAAATGAATACGCGAATTCAAGTTGAACATCCCGTAACCGAGATGATCACTGGTATCGATATCATTCAAGAGATGATTCGCGTTGCTGAAGGCAACCCGCTTTCTTTCAAACAAGAAGATGTGCGCATCAATGGTTGGGCCATCGAATGCCGTGTCAATGCGGAAGATCCGAATCGCAACTTCATGCCTTCGGCCGGTCAAGTGAAGTTTTACCTGCCACCCGGTGGCTTCGGCGTTCGTGTAGATAGCGCAGTCTATCCAGGGTACACGATTCCTCCGCACTACGATTCCATGATCGCGAAGCTGATCGTATGGGGGAGTACGCGTGATGAAGCGATTGCCCGCATGAAACGAGCACTGAATGAGTTCGCTGTTGATGGCGTGAATACAACGATTCCCTTCCATTTGAAACTTCTCGAGCATAAGAAATTTATCAAGGGTGACCATGATATTAAGTTCTTGGAAGAGCATGATGTAAATGATGCGGATTCGTAA
- the accB gene encoding acetyl-CoA carboxylase biotin carboxyl carrier protein produces the protein MFKLSEIKELIKLVDQSSLQELEIENEGARLAIRKPSKSEPIYVTAPAQHTYAPIGQASIANTAPVAALDAALPATGHVKQEDSSLHKIVSPMVGTFYQSASPGSAPFTNVGNKVGDKSVVCIIEAMKLMNEIEAEIKGEIVEILVENGQLVEYGQPLFLVKPE, from the coding sequence ATGTTCAAATTGAGTGAAATCAAAGAGTTGATCAAACTCGTCGATCAATCCTCTTTACAAGAACTTGAGATCGAAAATGAAGGCGCACGCCTTGCTATTCGTAAACCAAGCAAATCAGAGCCTATTTACGTTACGGCTCCCGCACAACACACATATGCACCAATTGGTCAAGCTAGCATTGCGAATACGGCCCCTGTTGCCGCTTTGGATGCAGCGCTGCCTGCGACTGGACATGTTAAGCAAGAGGACTCATCTTTACATAAGATTGTTTCACCGATGGTAGGAACTTTCTATCAGTCTGCTTCTCCAGGTTCTGCTCCTTTTACGAATGTTGGCAACAAAGTAGGAGATAAATCGGTTGTATGTATCATTGAAGCCATGAAATTAATGAACGAAATCGAAGCCGAAATCAAAGGTGAGATCGTGGAAATTCTCGTTGAAAACGGTCAGCTTGTAGAATACGGACAGCCTTTATTCTTGGTGAAACCGGAGTAA
- a CDS encoding SpoIIIAH-like family protein — MNAKRQTIWLVSMLSLMVVLSAYYLFTEDVNKLDLAASSTAQTGQEVKIDMSQADPANAAKTDVKATTGKDAKVDTKVATPQNATKTDAKTEVKTDAKTDVKTDVKTDAKTDAKTTTSTGTSKAPQSSTAKTDDQVLKQVEEQARTTSASDYFTNEQMKQSEYFSKTSSDLMEIIIDAKKSPEAVAKATNDLSKLTDVQEKVENLQDVLMKEFPQAIVNQDGNKWKVTVQSDKLEKSQGVTIVDMVVKELGAAPENIKIQYVSP, encoded by the coding sequence ATGAACGCAAAAAGACAAACAATTTGGCTCGTATCCATGCTCAGCTTAATGGTGGTGCTTTCTGCTTATTACTTGTTCACAGAGGATGTCAACAAACTCGATTTGGCAGCGTCAAGCACGGCGCAAACCGGCCAAGAAGTGAAGATTGATATGAGTCAAGCTGATCCTGCGAATGCCGCTAAAACAGATGTGAAAGCAACAACAGGCAAGGATGCAAAAGTTGACACGAAAGTTGCGACGCCACAAAATGCGACAAAAACCGACGCCAAGACAGAGGTTAAGACGGATGCCAAAACGGACGTGAAAACAGATGTCAAAACAGATGCCAAAACAGATGCAAAAACAACAACAAGCACGGGTACTTCCAAAGCACCGCAATCCAGCACAGCCAAGACAGATGATCAAGTGCTGAAGCAAGTGGAGGAGCAAGCAAGAACGACATCAGCTAGCGATTATTTCACGAATGAGCAAATGAAACAGAGCGAATATTTCAGCAAAACCTCGTCCGATTTGATGGAAATTATTATTGATGCCAAGAAATCGCCAGAAGCGGTTGCGAAGGCAACCAATGATTTATCTAAACTGACGGATGTTCAAGAAAAAGTAGAAAATCTGCAAGATGTGTTGATGAAAGAATTCCCGCAAGCGATTGTGAATCAAGATGGAAACAAGTGGAAAGTAACGGTTCAAAGTGATAAATTGGAAAAAAGCCAAGGTGTTACCATCGTCGATATGGTCGTTAAAGAGTTAGGCGCAGCACCAGAAAACATCAAGATTCAGTATGTGAGCCCATAG
- the spoIIIAG gene encoding stage III sporulation protein AG: MGTLLQWMEHKFGGGPGGPKRKNTLLWVIMIGLLGAALMIMNAFMTVKDVDPINAGRASPPPSKETFLGSSPKENSTFHDYEAAYQSQLKEILQKIVGVGDVEVLVTIESTEEMTVDKNYNDNQQMTTERDNGGATRNISQVTRSGEVVIYQVSGDQKPLVLKYIKPKIRGVIVVAKGAENLTVKKMITEAVERGLGVEAHRISILPRKTGE, from the coding sequence ATGGGAACATTGCTGCAATGGATGGAGCACAAATTCGGCGGAGGTCCGGGAGGGCCCAAACGTAAAAATACGCTGCTATGGGTCATTATGATTGGACTTTTAGGAGCTGCGCTGATGATTATGAATGCCTTTATGACTGTAAAAGATGTCGATCCCATCAATGCGGGCCGAGCTTCCCCGCCACCAAGTAAAGAAACATTTCTAGGCAGCTCACCCAAGGAAAATTCTACCTTTCATGACTACGAGGCGGCTTATCAGTCCCAATTGAAAGAGATCTTACAAAAAATTGTCGGTGTCGGCGATGTAGAAGTGCTCGTTACGATTGAATCAACGGAGGAAATGACCGTCGACAAAAATTATAATGACAATCAACAAATGACGACAGAACGCGACAATGGCGGGGCAACCCGGAATATATCCCAGGTAACGCGGAGTGGTGAAGTGGTGATCTATCAAGTGTCAGGCGACCAAAAACCACTTGTGCTCAAATATATTAAGCCTAAGATTAGAGGGGTTATCGTTGTCGCAAAAGGTGCCGAGAATCTTACCGTGAAAAAAATGATTACAGAAGCCGTTGAACGAGGCCTTGGCGTCGAGGCGCACCGCATCTCCATCTTACCCCGCAAAACGGGTGAATAA
- the spoIIIAF gene encoding stage III sporulation protein AF, whose protein sequence is MDWLAGWLKTVIMVIMLATFVDLLLPSNTMQRYVKTVMSLFILLTLLSPVLQLFQKDWNMDQLIGQAEQKQNEKSLVASNAGSSGMKSLEAITKEGQRLQAEGQKQSQQMLQTQLAGMMKEDLQKQTDLLIQDVQVAAQIDNNGKPVIMKVRVTLDDIEAKKMTSKQGNSQSIAVMEPVKPIDPIRIEPGAKLSDSSTTDVKAAAAPGLPAAYEQEAERLRQSIARNWLVESAQIDIQLAQRNGRIAR, encoded by the coding sequence ATGGATTGGTTAGCTGGTTGGCTGAAAACCGTCATCATGGTCATCATGTTGGCCACCTTTGTGGATTTACTGCTTCCAAGCAATACTATGCAGCGCTATGTCAAAACAGTTATGAGCCTATTCATCCTATTGACCCTGTTGTCCCCGGTTCTGCAGTTGTTCCAGAAGGATTGGAACATGGATCAATTGATTGGTCAAGCCGAGCAAAAACAAAACGAGAAGTCGCTGGTTGCGAGCAATGCTGGCAGCAGCGGAATGAAGTCGCTGGAAGCTATTACAAAGGAAGGCCAAAGGTTGCAGGCCGAAGGGCAGAAGCAGTCTCAACAGATGCTGCAAACGCAGCTCGCTGGCATGATGAAAGAGGATTTGCAGAAGCAAACAGACCTTCTCATTCAGGATGTTCAGGTAGCAGCGCAGATCGACAATAATGGGAAACCCGTGATCATGAAAGTCAGGGTAACCCTTGATGATATAGAAGCAAAGAAGATGACTTCCAAGCAAGGAAACTCCCAAAGCATAGCGGTTATGGAACCTGTGAAACCGATCGACCCGATTCGGATCGAACCAGGAGCAAAGCTTTCTGATAGCAGTACTACGGATGTTAAGGCTGCTGCAGCTCCAGGATTACCTGCTGCCTATGAACAAGAAGCAGAGCGGCTTAGACAAAGCATTGCCCGGAATTGGTTAGTAGAGTCAGCTCAGATTGATATCCAGCTTGCACAAAGGAACGGAAGGATTGCGAGGTGA
- the spoIIIAE gene encoding stage III sporulation protein AE, whose amino-acid sequence MIVCILIMGFWLGMTNLSHAASPTDAIIKEQANHLNTEPVEQYWDKLMKEYGGYFPESKPPTFMELLLGTKGISFKSIFKGLLSYVFHEIIINGKLLASIVILTIFSMILETLQSSFERNTVSKLGYSITYMVMIIIAINSFSVAIGYAKDAITSMIQFMLALVPLLLTLLASMGNVTSVAILHPLIVFMIHTVGTAIYVFVFPLLFFSAVLHIVSSLSEKYKVTQLANLLRTIALSMLGVFVTVFLGVISIQGTAGAVRDGVAIRTAKYITGNFVPVVGRLFSDATETVIGASLLVKNAIGLVGVVILVMLCAFPAIKILTLAFIYNLSAAIMQPLGDSPMIACLQTIGKSLIYVFAALAAVSLMFFLALTIMIAISNVSVMMR is encoded by the coding sequence ATGATTGTATGTATCCTGATTATGGGCTTCTGGCTCGGGATGACGAACCTGTCTCATGCAGCATCTCCAACGGATGCCATTATCAAAGAGCAGGCCAATCATTTGAATACAGAACCTGTCGAGCAATACTGGGATAAGCTCATGAAAGAGTATGGCGGATATTTCCCGGAAAGCAAGCCGCCAACCTTTATGGAACTTCTGCTGGGGACGAAGGGGATTAGTTTCAAAAGTATTTTCAAAGGACTTCTTAGCTATGTCTTTCATGAAATTATTATCAATGGCAAGCTGCTGGCTTCGATCGTTATCCTCACGATTTTCAGTATGATTCTGGAGACGCTGCAAAGCTCATTCGAACGGAATACCGTGAGCAAGCTAGGCTATTCCATTACCTACATGGTGATGATCATCATCGCTATCAATAGTTTCAGTGTGGCCATCGGCTATGCCAAAGATGCCATCACATCGATGATTCAGTTCATGCTTGCCCTTGTTCCCTTGTTGTTGACTCTGCTGGCTTCTATGGGCAATGTGACTTCCGTTGCCATCTTGCACCCGCTCATTGTCTTCATGATTCACACGGTTGGCACAGCGATTTATGTGTTTGTTTTCCCGCTGCTGTTCTTCTCGGCGGTTCTGCACATCGTTAGTTCGCTGAGCGAGAAGTACAAGGTAACTCAGCTTGCAAACCTGCTTCGCACGATTGCGCTCAGTATGCTTGGGGTATTCGTAACGGTATTCCTTGGCGTTATTTCGATACAAGGGACAGCAGGGGCGGTCAGAGACGGCGTAGCCATTAGGACGGCCAAGTATATCACCGGTAACTTCGTGCCGGTTGTCGGTCGATTGTTCTCCGATGCGACAGAAACCGTAATCGGGGCTTCCTTGCTAGTGAAGAATGCGATTGGACTCGTGGGGGTTGTCATACTTGTGATGCTTTGCGCCTTTCCAGCGATCAAAATTTTGACGCTTGCCTTCATTTACAACTTATCAGCAGCGATAATGCAGCCGTTGGGAGACAGTCCCATGATCGCATGTCTGCAAACGATCGGGAAGAGCTTGATTTACGTGTTTGCTGCTTTAGCTGCCGTTAGCCTAATGTTCTTTCTAGCCTTAACCATCATGATAGCCATCAGTAATGTGTCTGTGATGATGCGATGA